Proteins co-encoded in one Nicotiana sylvestris chromosome 7, ASM39365v2, whole genome shotgun sequence genomic window:
- the LOC138873256 gene encoding uncharacterized protein, with product MEKVKVIKERLKTAQSHQKSYSDVRRRDLELKEDDWVLLKVSPMKRIMRFGKKVKLNPRYVGPYIIIQRIGQLAYKLELPPEMSLVHLVFHVSLLKKVVGDPSTIMPIETIEVNEELSYEEVPVAILDRQVQKLRNKEIASVKVLWQNQQVEEATWEAEEEMKRCTHTCLNRHLIAFMHLVPMNSYLRFDPFYVYGAP from the exons ATGGAGAAGGTCAAAGTTATTAAGgaaaggttgaaaactgctcaaagtcACCAAAAGTCATATTCGGACGTCCGTCGTAGGGATTTAGAGTtaaaagaagatgattgggtactcttaaaggtttcccccatgaagcgTATCATGCGGTTTGGGAAGAAAGTAAAACTGAACCCaaggtatgtcggaccgtacatAATCATCCAGCGGATTGGTCAGTTGGcgtacaagctcgagctgccacccgagatgtcattggtacatctggtcttccatgtgtctttgttgaagaaggtagtgggagatccatcCACTATTATGCCAattgaaactattgaggttaatgaagaactgtcttatgaagaagttccagttgccattcttgataggcaagtccagaaattaagaaataaggaaattgcctccgtaAAGGTGTTATGGCAaaaccagcaggttgaggaagccacttgggaagccgaggaagaaatgaaaagatgTACCCACACTTGTTTGAATAGACAtttaatagcttttatgcatttggttcctatgaactcttatcttcgATTTGATCCAT TTTATGTTTATGGGGCTCCCTGA
- the LOC138873257 gene encoding uncharacterized protein, whose product MGSLAHLEAYQRLLAREVHQLASLGVRLTDSNEGGVIVHNRAELSLVVEVKEKQFNDPLLAQLKEGIHKHKTTTFSFGIDDGSTKMYHGLKEVYWWSNMKKEVADFVAKCLNCQQVKAEHQSLGGLAQSIEIPMWK is encoded by the exons ATGGGGAGcttggctcatttggaggcatatcagaggctgttagccagggaggttcaccagttggctagtttgggagttcgccttaCGGACTCCAATGAAGGAGGAGTGATTGTGCATAATAGGGCTGAATTGTCGCTTGTGGTAGAAGTGAAAGAGAAACAATTCAACGATCCATTGCtagcacaactgaaagaggggattcataaacacaagaccacaactttttcctttggcatagatgatg gttctacaaaaatgtatcatggtctcaaggaagtttattggtggagCAACATGAAAAAGGAGGTGGCGGACTTCGTGGCAAAGTGTCTGAACTGtcaacaagtgaaggccgaacatcaaagtctaggtggattggctcaaagcatagaaattccaatgtggaaataa
- the LOC138873259 gene encoding uncharacterized protein, whose translation MSPKKKAGIVQEANATSGVADESLLDIVGAEQTAPVPTPAEGTTIPPSDTPIPPQAPTSGSGIFDGDLRGVIQMLTQLVASQAQRTNVVPSSSSQLGDSTSSRMNRFLQLDPPVFMGANPEEHPQDFIDEMHKTLRVMHATEIEGVDLTAYHLKGVAYSWFGLWEDSREEGSPPARWSEFADAFIDHFMPAETRATHAADFENLKQGSRSVWEYHIEFARLSKYVIHMLPTMQARVRRFVQSLNSLTINEAYTAALNSDMNYGKMVAFSQATENRKLKNKMEKKGRRKARSTGNMASAPPSRSSQQQQWSHFRPSQGDRGSHQRGQSGERFQWQQRSPCPKYGRMQSGVCYLELPVCYGYGMRGNIQRYCRVSRQGADRGTTQPVSPAAATLSSPSPTRGTPAPAGHGVARGGMQGSGGPSRFYAISGRQTAEASLDVVTGILTIQSHDVYELIDPGSTLSYITPFVAMEFGIEPDQLQEPFSVSTPIGKSIIAARAYRGCVVTVCGRDTIADLIELGIVDFDVIMGMDWLY comes from the exons ATGTCACCTAAGAAGAAAGCGGGAATTGTCCAAGAAGCCAATGCCACCTCAGGAGTGGCTGATGAATCACTACTTGACATTGTGGGTGCGG AGCAGACTGCTCCAGTTCCTACACCCGCGGAGGGTACCACAATCCCTCCCTCTGATACTCCTATTCCGCCTCAAGCCCCCACTTCCGGTTCTGGTATTTTcgatggggatcttaggggagtTATTCAGATGTTGACtcagctagtggcctctcaggcccAGAGGACAAATGTTGTACCCAGTTCATCTAGCCAGCTAGGGGATTCCACCAGTTCTAGGATGAAcagatttcttcagttagaccctccCGTGTTTATgggtgccaatccagaagaacaccctcaggattttattgatgagatgcacaagaccctcagggttatgcATGCAACTGAGATAGAGGGAGTAGACTTGACTGCCTACCAtctgaaaggggtggcctattcgtggtttgggttgtgggaagattcccgtgaggaggggagtcctccggcgaggtggagcgagtttgctgatgcctttatagatcatttcATGCCCGCTGAGACAAGGGCAACCCATGCAGCAGATTTTGAAAATCTAAAGCAAGGTAGcagaagtgtgtgggagtaccataTAGAGTTTGCTCGCTTgtccaaatatgtcattcatatgttgcccacaatgCAGGCTAGGGTGCGCCGGTTTGTTCAGAGCCTTAATTCTTTAACTATTAATGAGGCTTATACAGCTGCCTTGAATTCTGACATGAATTACGGGAAGATGGTAGCATTTTCTCAGGCCACAGAGAACCGCAAACTGAAGAACAAAATGGAGAAAAAGGGTAGAAGAAAGGCCCGGTCTACAGGCAACATGG CTAGTGCACCACCATCAAGGTCCAGCCAGCAGCAGCAGTGGAGTCATTTCAGGCCCAGTCAGGGCGACAGGGGATCCCACCAGCGGGGTCAGTCAGGAGAGAGGTTCCAGTGGCAGCAGAGATCCCCGTGCCCCAAGTACGGGAGGATGCAGTCAGGGGTTTGCTACTTGGAGTTACCCGTATGTTATGGATATGGGATGAGGGGTAATATTCAAAGGTATTGTCGTGTATCCCGCCAGGGAGCGGACAGGGGAACAACTCAGCCAGTCAGCCCAGCAGCTGCTACATTATCATCCCCCTCTCCAACTCGAGGTACCCCAGCACCCGCGGGGCATGGTGTAGCTAGGGGTGGTATGCAGGGTTCAGGAGGACCCAGCCGGTTCTATGCTATAAGTGGTCGCCAGACTGCAGAGGCTTCTCTGGATGTCGTTACAGGTATTCTGActatccaatctcatgatgtaTATGAACTTATTGACCccggttccaccttgtcctatattaccccttttgttgctatggaatttgggatagaaccggATCAGCTTCAAGAGCCATTTTCGGTGTCTACTCCTATTGGTAAGTCTATTATAGCTGCTCGAGCTtatagaggttgtgttgtcaCGGTGTGTGGTAGGGATACCATAGCCGATCTTATTGAATTGGGGATTGTTGATTTTGACGTAATAATGGGGATGGATTGGCTTTATTGA